In Patescibacteria group bacterium, the genomic stretch TCCTCTTCCTCGGTCAGCTTTCTTCCTTCACTGACTAAATCGCCGGCTTGTTGAATTATTTTTTCTTTTTCTTGAGGTGTATGAGCCGAAACTTTAGCTCGATATCTTTTTTCTAAATCTAAAACATTTTGATAGGTTGTTTTGAAGCTTCCAAATATTTTTTCTAGCGTCGGCTTCATTTTTTTAGCCATTTTTCTACTACTCTCTACTAAATTTCTCCTCAATTTTTCTCTCACAATTCTTTTCTTAACCAAAGAATCTTGACCAGAAGAAGACGCATTGACATCAATATTACTTAATGCAGGAAATTTTTTGACAATAATAATAATCACTACAAGAAGACAAATAACAATCACCGCTAATGCAATTATATTGGCTATTATCATAAACTATATTTCGTTAATCAATTTTTGAAATCCATAACAATCCAGGCTGGCTCCTCCGACTAAAAAACCTTCCAAAATATCTATCCGAGAAAAAAATTCAATAGTCTGTTCGTTGACCGTACCGCCGTAAATCACTTTAAAATTTTTATTAAATTTATCAATACCGTATATCTCAATTAAAACATGACGAATCATCTGACAGCTTTCTTCCACCTCCTTTGTAGTAGCGGCGCGACTCCCCCGACTAGTACTAATCGTCCAAAATGGTTCATAACTAACGACTATTACTTCGTCTTTTTGCGGGTCGACTCCTTGTAATGCTTCGCTGATCTGCTTTGCCACTACCGCCGCCGTTCTACCTTCTTGTTTTTCGTTCCAATCCTCACCAACACAAACTATTGGAATCAAACCATATTGTACGGCGGTTTTGATTTTGCGGTTAACCATGATAAAATCTTCTTTAAAAAAATTCTTTCGCTCAGAATGTCCTAAAATAACATAACTACAACCAAGCTCGACAAGCATAGCGGGCGACACCTCTCCTGTCAATGCGCCAAAATCTTTTTCTGCACAATTTTGTGCGCCGATTTTTATTTTTGATCTTTTTAGCAATTTATTAGCTGCCGGTAAAACAGGATATGATGGCGCGATTACTAATTCGACATTATTTAATTTTAATTTTTTACACTGCTTAATCAAAAAGACACTTTTACTAAGTGTCAGGTTCATCTTCCAGTTCGCAACAACTAAATATTTTTTGTGCTTCATATTACCAATTATTTTACCAACAACGCGCACCAGTAGAATAAACCGCCCACGACCAAGGAGTATTTGGCGGCGTAACGTTTAACTCCAATGAGCATGGATCGCTGCCGCCATCTCGACTAGGATCGATCATCACCAGATAACTTTCGTTAGAAATATCTTCGGGATTATTTGCCAATATTTTATAGTCATCACCATCAGACCGATAAAGATAA encodes the following:
- the tpiA gene encoding triose-phosphate isomerase yields the protein MKHKKYLVVANWKMNLTLSKSVFLIKQCKKLKLNNVELVIAPSYPVLPAANKLLKRSKIKIGAQNCAEKDFGALTGEVSPAMLVELGCSYVILGHSERKNFFKEDFIMVNRKIKTAVQYGLIPIVCVGEDWNEKQEGRTAAVVAKQISEALQGVDPQKDEVIVVSYEPFWTISTSRGSRAATTKEVEESCQMIRHVLIEIYGIDKFNKNFKVIYGGTVNEQTIEFFSRIDILEGFLVGGASLDCYGFQKLINEI